From one Mycolicibacterium sp. HK-90 genomic stretch:
- the ilvN gene encoding acetolactate synthase small subunit, translating to MSNTTPTHTLSVLVEDKPGVLARVASLFSRRGYNIQSLAVGATEQKHMSRMTIVVSVEDSPLEQITKQLNKLINVIKIVEQEEDNSVSRELALIKVRADASNRGQVIEAVNLFRAKVVDVSTESLTIEATGTPEKLEALLRVLEPYGIREIAQSGMVSVSRGPRGISAVK from the coding sequence ATGAGCAACACCACCCCCACCCACACCCTGTCGGTGCTGGTCGAGGACAAGCCGGGCGTCCTGGCCCGGGTGGCCTCGCTGTTCTCCCGCCGCGGCTACAACATCCAGTCGCTGGCGGTCGGTGCCACCGAGCAGAAGCACATGTCGCGGATGACGATCGTGGTCAGCGTCGAGGACTCGCCGCTGGAGCAGATCACCAAGCAGCTCAACAAGCTGATCAACGTGATCAAGATCGTCGAGCAGGAGGAGGACAACTCCGTCTCCCGCGAACTCGCCCTGATCAAGGTGCGCGCCGATGCGAGCAACCGGGGCCAGGTCATCGAGGCGGTGAACCTGTTCCGCGCCAAGGTCGTTGACGTTTCGACCGAGTCGCTGACGATCGAGGCCACCGGTACCCCGGAGAAGCTCGAGGCCCTGCTGCGGGTCCTGGAGCCGTACGGTATCCGCGAGATCGCGCAGTCCGGCATGGTGTCGGTCTCGCGCGGGCCACGTGGTATCAGCGCAGTGAAGTAA
- the ilvC gene encoding ketol-acid reductoisomerase → MAVEMFYDADADLSIIQGRKVAVIGYGSQGHAHSLSLRDSGVQVKVGLKEGSKSRVKVEEQGLEVDTPAEVAKWADVIMVLAPDTAQAEIFKNDIEPNLQDGNALFFGHGLNIHFGLIKAPANVTVGMVAPKGPGHLVRRQFVDGKGVPCLIAVDQDPKGEGQALALSYAAAIGGARAGVIKTTFKEETETDLFGEQAVLCGGTEELVKAGFEVMVEAGYAPEMAYFEVLHELKLIVDLMYEGGIARMNYSVSDTAEFGGYLSGPRVIDADTKKRMKDILTDIQDGTFVKRLVANVEGGNKELEGLRKANAEHPIEVTGKKLRDLMSWVDRPITETA, encoded by the coding sequence ATGGCAGTTGAGATGTTTTACGACGCCGACGCGGACCTGTCGATCATCCAGGGTCGTAAGGTCGCGGTCATCGGCTACGGCAGCCAGGGGCACGCGCATTCGCTGTCGCTGCGCGATTCGGGTGTCCAGGTCAAGGTCGGCCTGAAAGAGGGCTCGAAGTCCCGCGTCAAGGTCGAGGAGCAGGGCCTTGAGGTCGACACCCCGGCCGAGGTGGCCAAGTGGGCCGACGTGATCATGGTGCTCGCACCCGATACCGCGCAGGCCGAGATCTTCAAGAACGACATCGAGCCCAATCTCCAGGACGGCAACGCGCTCTTCTTCGGCCACGGCCTCAACATCCACTTCGGCCTGATCAAGGCCCCGGCCAACGTCACCGTCGGCATGGTCGCCCCCAAGGGCCCCGGCCACCTGGTGCGTCGCCAGTTCGTCGACGGCAAGGGTGTGCCCTGCCTGATCGCGGTCGACCAGGATCCGAAGGGCGAGGGCCAGGCCCTGGCGCTGTCCTACGCCGCCGCGATCGGCGGTGCCCGCGCCGGCGTCATCAAGACCACGTTCAAGGAAGAGACCGAGACCGACCTGTTCGGTGAGCAGGCCGTGCTCTGCGGTGGCACCGAGGAACTGGTCAAGGCCGGCTTCGAGGTCATGGTCGAGGCGGGCTACGCCCCCGAGATGGCCTACTTCGAGGTGTTGCACGAGCTCAAGCTCATCGTCGACCTGATGTACGAGGGCGGCATCGCCCGCATGAACTACTCGGTGTCCGACACCGCGGAGTTCGGTGGCTACCTGTCGGGCCCCCGCGTCATCGACGCCGACACCAAGAAGCGCATGAAGGACATCCTGACCGACATCCAGGACGGCACCTTCGTCAAGCGCCTGGTCGCCAACGTCGAGGGCGGCAACAAGGAGCTCGAGGGGCTGCGCAAGGCCAACGCCGAGCACCCGATCGAGGTCACCGGCAAGAAGCTGCGCGACCTGATGAGCTGGGTCGACCGGCCGATCACCGAAACGGCCTGA
- the wrbA gene encoding NAD(P)H:quinone oxidoreductase — MTNPAPKVAVIYYSATGHGTTMAQRVTATAEAAGAEVRLRPVAETADPASFAHNPAWTANYQATEDLPKATGDDIVWADAVIFGSPTRFGSVASQLRGFLDSLGGLWSQGKLADKVYAGFTSTNTAHGGQETTLLTLYVTLMHWGGIIVPPGYTDPLKFVDGNPYGASLLANHDNISEFDATTTDALDHLARRVVGVAARLGA; from the coding sequence ATGACCAACCCTGCCCCCAAGGTCGCCGTCATCTACTACTCCGCGACCGGCCACGGCACCACCATGGCCCAGCGCGTCACCGCCACCGCGGAAGCCGCGGGCGCCGAGGTGCGGTTGCGCCCTGTCGCCGAGACCGCCGACCCGGCGTCGTTCGCACACAACCCGGCCTGGACCGCCAATTACCAAGCCACCGAGGATCTTCCGAAGGCCACCGGTGACGACATCGTGTGGGCGGATGCCGTGATCTTCGGCTCCCCGACCCGATTCGGTTCTGTTGCTTCGCAATTGCGCGGCTTTCTGGACTCGCTCGGCGGCCTGTGGTCGCAAGGAAAGCTCGCCGACAAGGTGTACGCGGGGTTCACCTCGACCAACACTGCACACGGCGGGCAGGAGACCACCCTGCTGACGCTCTACGTCACGCTGATGCACTGGGGCGGGATCATCGTGCCGCCCGGTTACACCGACCCGCTCAAGTTCGTCGACGGCAACCCGTACGGCGCGAGTCTGCTGGCCAACCACGACAACATCAGCGAGTTCGACGCAACCACCACCGATGCGCTGGACCACCTGGCCCGCCGCGTGGTCGGTGTCGCTGCGCGGCTGGGTGCGTAG
- a CDS encoding NAD(P)/FAD-dependent oxidoreductase, with product MDVTIVGSGPNGLSAAVICARAGLSVRVIEAQPTPGGGARTLPDPEFPGISHDICSAVHPLALASPFFAAYDLTARGVQLAVPEISYASPLQHRPAAIGYRDIERTCAELDSGDSWRRLLGPLADDCDGVVGLILGDKRSVPPSLGAAARVAPRLLAQGTPLWRSLAGEDARALFSGVAAHTISTMPSLVSGGAGLMLATLGHAVGWPIPVGGSQAIPDALIADLAAHGGELVLGQEVTEPPAGVVIYDTAPTALLSIYGKSLPPRYARALSRYTYGPGVAKVDFVLSGEIPWHDPRLAQAPTLHLGGTRAQMALAESEVAAGRHAEWPMVLAALPHIADPSRIDDAGRRPLWTYVHVPNNSTRDMAEAVTDIFERFAPGFRDLVVATRSVPASRLDEHNANLVGGDIGVGGNNMASALLGPTPRLDPWTTPIPKAYLCSSATPPGGGVHGMAGFYAARTVLKREFGVRDLPKLTP from the coding sequence GTGGACGTCACAATCGTCGGCAGCGGCCCCAACGGTCTGTCAGCCGCCGTCATCTGCGCCCGAGCCGGATTGTCGGTACGCGTGATCGAAGCGCAGCCGACGCCGGGTGGCGGCGCCCGTACCCTGCCCGACCCGGAGTTTCCCGGCATCAGCCACGACATCTGTTCCGCGGTGCATCCGCTGGCGTTGGCCTCGCCGTTCTTCGCCGCCTACGACCTGACCGCCCGCGGCGTACAACTGGCCGTCCCCGAGATCTCCTACGCCAGCCCGCTGCAGCACCGCCCCGCGGCCATCGGGTACCGCGACATCGAGCGCACCTGCGCCGAACTGGACTCGGGTGATTCCTGGCGAAGGCTGCTGGGCCCGCTCGCCGACGATTGCGATGGCGTCGTCGGCCTCATCCTCGGCGACAAACGGTCGGTACCGCCGTCGCTCGGCGCGGCCGCCCGCGTCGCTCCCAGGCTCCTGGCCCAGGGCACCCCGCTGTGGCGCTCACTGGCCGGCGAGGACGCCCGCGCTCTGTTCAGCGGTGTTGCCGCACATACGATCTCAACGATGCCGTCATTGGTCTCAGGCGGGGCCGGCCTGATGCTGGCGACGCTGGGACACGCGGTGGGATGGCCGATCCCGGTCGGCGGATCCCAGGCCATCCCCGATGCACTGATCGCCGATCTCGCCGCGCACGGCGGCGAACTCGTTCTCGGGCAGGAGGTCACCGAACCCCCGGCCGGCGTGGTGATCTACGACACCGCACCGACCGCGTTGCTGTCGATCTACGGCAAGAGCCTGCCCCCGCGCTACGCCCGCGCGTTGAGCCGCTACACCTACGGCCCGGGCGTGGCGAAGGTCGACTTCGTGCTGAGCGGCGAGATTCCTTGGCACGACCCGCGTCTGGCACAGGCTCCGACCCTGCACCTTGGCGGCACCCGGGCACAGATGGCACTGGCCGAGTCCGAGGTCGCCGCGGGCCGCCATGCCGAGTGGCCGATGGTGCTGGCCGCGCTCCCCCACATCGCCGATCCCTCCCGCATCGATGACGCCGGACGCCGACCCCTGTGGACCTATGTCCACGTGCCCAACAACTCCACGCGGGACATGGCCGAGGCGGTGACGGACATCTTCGAGAGGTTCGCCCCGGGATTTCGTGACCTCGTGGTCGCCACCCGCAGCGTTCCGGCATCGCGCCTGGACGAGCACAACGCCAACCTCGTCGGCGGCGACATCGGCGTCGGAGGCAACAACATGGCGAGCGCCCTGCTGGGCCCCACGCCACGACTCGACCCGTGGACCACGCCGATTCCCAAGGCATACCTGTGTTCGTCGGCCACGCCACCCGGCGGCGGGGTACACGGGATGGCCGGGTTCTATGCGGCTCGCACCGTGTTGAAACGTGAGTTCGGGGTACGGGATCTGCCTAAGCTGACGCCATGA
- the serA gene encoding phosphoglycerate dehydrogenase has protein sequence MSLPVVLIADKLAESTVAALGDQVEVRWVDGPDREKLLAAVPEADALLVRSATTVDAEVIAAAPKLKIVARAGVGLDNVDVDAATARGVLVVNAPTSNIHSAAEHALALLLATARQIPAADATLRDHTWKRSSFSGVEIFDKTVGVVGLGRIGQLVAQRLAAFGAHIVAYDPYVSQARAAQLGIELLPLDELLGRADFISVHLPKTKETAGLLGKENLARTKPGVIIVNAARGGLIDEQALADAITSGHVRAAGLDVFSTEPCTDSPLFELPQVVVTPHLGASTAEAQDRAGTDVAASVKLALAGEFVPDAVNVGGGAVGEEVAPWLDLVRKLGLLAGALSDAAPVSLSVQARGELASEDVEILKLSALRGLFSAVVDEQVTFVNAPTLAADRGVSAEISTATESPNHRSVVDVRVVHADGSALNVAGTLSGPQLVEKIVQINGRNFDLRAEGYNLIVHYNDQPGALGKIGTLLGGANVNILAAQLSQDVDGDSAIVMLRVDTDVPEDVRSALAAAVDATTLEVVNLS, from the coding sequence GTGAGTCTTCCCGTTGTTTTGATTGCCGACAAGCTCGCGGAATCGACCGTCGCCGCCCTCGGTGACCAGGTAGAGGTCAGGTGGGTCGACGGTCCGGACCGCGAGAAGCTGCTCGCTGCCGTGCCGGAAGCCGACGCGCTGCTGGTGCGTTCCGCCACCACGGTGGACGCCGAGGTCATCGCCGCGGCCCCCAAACTCAAGATCGTCGCCCGCGCGGGCGTCGGCCTGGACAACGTCGACGTCGATGCCGCCACCGCCCGCGGGGTGCTCGTGGTCAACGCGCCGACCTCCAACATCCACAGCGCCGCCGAGCACGCCCTGGCGCTCCTGCTGGCCACCGCCCGGCAGATCCCCGCCGCCGATGCAACGCTGCGCGATCACACGTGGAAGCGATCGTCGTTCTCGGGTGTCGAGATCTTCGACAAGACCGTCGGCGTCGTCGGCCTGGGCCGTATCGGACAGCTGGTCGCCCAGCGCCTCGCCGCCTTCGGCGCACACATCGTGGCGTACGACCCATACGTCTCGCAGGCCCGCGCCGCCCAGCTCGGTATCGAATTGCTGCCGTTGGACGAACTGCTCGGCCGCGCCGACTTCATCTCGGTGCACCTGCCCAAGACCAAGGAAACCGCCGGCCTGCTCGGCAAGGAGAACCTGGCCAGGACCAAGCCGGGCGTCATCATCGTCAACGCCGCCCGCGGCGGCCTGATCGATGAGCAGGCCCTGGCCGACGCCATCACCAGCGGCCATGTGCGTGCCGCCGGTCTCGACGTCTTCTCGACCGAACCATGCACCGACAGCCCGCTGTTCGAGCTGCCCCAGGTCGTCGTGACCCCGCACCTGGGTGCCTCGACCGCCGAGGCGCAGGACCGTGCCGGTACCGATGTGGCCGCCAGCGTGAAGCTGGCCCTGGCCGGCGAATTCGTCCCGGACGCCGTCAACGTCGGCGGCGGAGCCGTCGGCGAAGAGGTGGCGCCCTGGCTGGATCTGGTGCGCAAGCTCGGGCTGCTGGCCGGGGCCCTGTCCGATGCGGCTCCGGTGTCGCTGTCGGTGCAGGCGCGTGGCGAGCTGGCCAGCGAAGACGTCGAGATCCTGAAGCTGTCGGCGCTGCGGGGGCTGTTCTCCGCGGTCGTCGACGAGCAGGTGACGTTCGTCAACGCCCCGACGTTGGCCGCCGACCGTGGCGTGTCCGCCGAGATCAGCACCGCCACCGAGAGCCCCAACCACCGCAGCGTGGTGGATGTTCGCGTCGTGCACGCCGACGGCAGCGCGCTGAACGTCGCGGGCACCCTGTCCGGGCCGCAGCTGGTCGAGAAGATCGTCCAGATCAACGGGCGCAACTTCGATCTGCGGGCCGAGGGCTACAACCTGATCGTCCACTACAACGATCAGCCGGGCGCGCTCGGCAAGATCGGCACCCTGCTCGGCGGGGCCAACGTCAACATCCTCGCTGCACAGCTGAGCCAGGATGTCGACGGTGACAGCGCCATCGTGATGCTGCGGGTGGATACCGATGTGCCCGAGGATGTGCGTTCCGCGCTCGCCGCTGCGGTCGACGCGACGACGCTGGAAGTGGTCAACCTGTCATGA
- a CDS encoding 3-isopropylmalate dehydrogenase, with the protein MKLAVIAGDGIGPEVIAEALKVLDAVLPGVDRTEYDLGARRYHATGELLTSETIEELRGYDAILLGAIGDPSVPSGVLERGLLLKLRFALDHHVNLRPGRLYPGVESPLSGVTDIDFVVVREGTEGPYTGNGGALRVGTPHEVATEVSVNTAFGVERVVRDAFARAQSRRKHLTLVHKTNVLTFAGGLWARVVAEVGKEYPDVEVAYQHIDAATIHMVTDPGRFDVIVTDNLFGDIITDLSAAVCGGIGLAASGNIDATRTNPSMFEPVHGSAPDIAGQGIADPTAAVMSVALLLAHIGETDAAARVDKAVSEHLATRGNAKLSTSEVGERILSLL; encoded by the coding sequence ATGAAACTCGCTGTAATCGCCGGTGACGGCATCGGTCCGGAGGTCATCGCCGAGGCGCTGAAGGTGCTCGACGCGGTACTGCCCGGCGTGGACCGCACTGAGTACGACCTGGGTGCGCGGCGCTACCACGCGACCGGAGAGCTGCTCACCTCGGAGACCATCGAGGAACTGCGCGGCTACGACGCGATCCTGCTCGGCGCCATCGGCGATCCGTCGGTGCCCAGCGGTGTCCTGGAGCGCGGCCTGCTGCTCAAGCTGCGGTTCGCTCTCGATCACCACGTCAACCTGCGTCCGGGCCGGCTGTATCCCGGTGTCGAGAGCCCGCTTTCGGGTGTGACCGACATCGACTTCGTCGTCGTGCGCGAAGGCACCGAGGGGCCCTACACCGGAAACGGCGGCGCGCTGCGCGTCGGCACCCCGCACGAGGTGGCCACCGAGGTCAGCGTGAACACCGCGTTCGGTGTCGAGCGTGTGGTGCGTGACGCGTTCGCGCGGGCGCAGTCCCGGCGCAAGCACCTGACCCTGGTGCACAAGACCAACGTGCTGACCTTCGCCGGCGGCCTGTGGGCCCGTGTGGTGGCCGAGGTCGGCAAGGAGTACCCGGATGTCGAGGTGGCCTACCAGCACATCGACGCCGCGACCATCCACATGGTCACCGACCCCGGCCGGTTCGACGTGATCGTCACCGACAACCTGTTCGGCGACATCATCACCGACCTGTCGGCGGCGGTGTGCGGTGGCATCGGGCTGGCCGCGAGCGGCAACATCGATGCGACCCGGACCAATCCGTCGATGTTCGAGCCGGTGCACGGCAGTGCGCCCGACATCGCGGGGCAGGGGATCGCCGATCCGACCGCCGCCGTGATGAGCGTGGCGCTGCTGCTCGCCCACATCGGTGAGACCGACGCCGCCGCGCGCGTCGACAAGGCCGTCAGTGAGCACCTGGCCACCCGCGGTAACGCGAAGCTGTCGACCAGCGAGGTCGGCGAGCGGATCCTGTCGCTGCTGTAG